Proteins found in one Oncorhynchus gorbuscha isolate QuinsamMale2020 ecotype Even-year linkage group LG15, OgorEven_v1.0, whole genome shotgun sequence genomic segment:
- the LOC123996882 gene encoding PLAC8-like protein 1: MSNPVITHQPGAGSYGTNVQTGEWSTGLCSCCSDILVCALGFICPLALSCYTANKYGENACLACVPGGMTAMRTHMRLTYGIQGTICNDALMTCCCGFFEMCRMAREIRIRNGEV, from the exons ATGTCGAACCCAGTCATCACCCACCAGCCAGGAGCAGGCTCGTATGGGACAAATGTGCAGACCGGCGAGTGGAGTACTGGGCTGTGCTCCTGCTGCAGTGACATCCTAGTCT GTGCCTTGGGCTTCATCTGCCCACTAGCATTGAGTTGCTACACAGCTAACAAGTATGGTGAGAACGCATGCCTGGCCTGTGTTCCAGGAGGCATGACAGCCATGAGGACACACATGAGATTGACCTATGGGATTCAG GGGACGATATGCAACGATGCGTTGATGACCTGTTGCTGTGGATTCTTTGAGATGTGCAGGATGGCCCGTGAAATTCGCATCAGGAATGGCGAAGTTTGA